Proteins from a genomic interval of Clostridium sp. M62/1:
- the xseA gene encoding exodeoxyribonuclease VII large subunit, with amino-acid sequence MAGVYSVSQVNAYIKNMFAQDFALSRISIKGEVSNCKYHTSGHIYFTLKDGLAAIQAVMFASRRGGLDFELRDGQQVVVKGSVEVYERDGRYQLYASQIALDGAGDLFRRFEKLRNELEEMGMFAPEYKRPIPKFARTVGVVTASTGAAIRDIINISSRRNPYVQLVLYPARVQGEGAAESIARGIEVLDRMGLDVIIAGRGGGSIEDLWAFNEEIVARAIFRCSTPVISAVGHETDVTIADYVADLRAPTPSAAAELAVFDFGQFEAQLRGAKELLARGLKRKIDGVRYQTEQYRLKLRLHDPQRQINEKRQRLVSAEDELKRLMERRLSDCRHRLALMSGRLHGQSPLEKLSRGFGFITDEEGRRVDHAASVRPGDRLSIRLADGQIEARAEQTELYEKLEVQEES; translated from the coding sequence GTGGCAGGTGTCTATTCAGTTTCCCAGGTAAACGCCTACATTAAAAACATGTTTGCTCAGGACTTTGCCCTGAGCCGCATTTCCATTAAGGGAGAGGTGTCTAACTGCAAGTACCACACCTCGGGCCATATCTATTTTACGCTGAAAGACGGGCTGGCGGCAATCCAGGCCGTCATGTTTGCGAGCCGCAGAGGCGGACTGGACTTTGAGCTGAGGGACGGGCAGCAGGTGGTGGTGAAGGGAAGCGTGGAAGTCTATGAGAGAGACGGCCGATATCAGCTCTATGCATCCCAGATTGCCCTGGACGGGGCAGGGGATCTGTTCCGGCGGTTTGAAAAGCTCAGAAATGAGCTGGAGGAGATGGGGATGTTCGCCCCCGAGTACAAGAGGCCGATCCCGAAATTTGCCAGGACGGTTGGGGTGGTGACAGCCAGCACCGGGGCGGCCATCCGGGATATTATCAACATCTCCTCAAGGAGAAACCCCTATGTGCAGCTTGTGCTGTACCCGGCCAGGGTGCAGGGAGAGGGAGCGGCAGAGAGCATTGCAAGGGGGATTGAGGTCCTTGACAGGATGGGGCTTGACGTGATCATTGCAGGCCGCGGAGGCGGTTCCATCGAGGATCTGTGGGCCTTTAATGAGGAGATTGTGGCGCGGGCTATCTTCCGCTGCAGTACCCCTGTGATTTCTGCTGTGGGACACGAGACGGATGTGACCATAGCTGATTACGTGGCCGATTTGAGGGCGCCCACTCCCTCGGCAGCGGCTGAGCTGGCAGTGTTTGACTTTGGCCAGTTTGAGGCGCAGCTTCGGGGAGCAAAGGAGCTTCTTGCAAGAGGGCTTAAGAGGAAGATAGACGGCGTGCGCTATCAGACGGAGCAGTACCGCCTGAAGCTTCGTCTCCACGATCCTCAGCGCCAGATCAATGAAAAACGGCAGCGCCTTGTGTCGGCGGAGGATGAACTGAAGCGTCTGATGGAAAGGCGGCTGTCAGACTGCAGGCACAGGCTGGCTCTCATGAGCGGAAGACTCCACGGACAGTCTCCCCTGGAGAAACTGAGCCGTGGCTTTGGCTTTATCACCGATGAGGAGGGGCGCAGGGTGGACCATGCCGCCTCTGTAAGGCCCGGCGACCGCCTGAGCATCCGTCTGGCGGACGGGCAGATTGAGGCCAGAGCGGAGCAGACAGAGCTTTATGAGAAACTGGAAGTCCAGGAGGAGAGTTAA
- the dxs gene encoding 1-deoxy-D-xylulose-5-phosphate synthase, with protein sequence MILERINGPDDIKTLNETELKALAEEIRRFLIEKISHTGGHLASNLGVVELTMALFLAFDLPRDKVIWDVGHQSYTHKILSGRKDNFDGLRQYGGLSGFPKRKESPFDAFDTGHSSTSISAGLGMALGRDVRGENYSVISVIGDGALTGGMAYEALNNAAQIKKNFIIVLNDNNMSISKNVGGISRYLSNLRADEGYNELKKSVVAALRSIPMVGNGMVQTLTRTKNGIKQLFIPGMWFENMGVTYIGPVDGHDVRQLVKIFREAKKMDRAVLIHVLTKKGKGYQPAEKNPSAFHGVEPFNPDTGKPLATKIYPTYTDVFSKTICQIAAEDSRVAAVTAAMPGGTGLSRFEKLYLDRFFDVGIAEEHAVTSAAGMAAAGLKPVVAVYSSFLQRAYDQILHDVCIQNLPVLFCVDRAGLVGSDGETHQGIFDLSFLSSIPNMSVMAPKNLWELREMLRFGVEYEGPLAIRYPRGQAYRGLKEFLAPVEYGKSELIYEESEFALLAVGSMVSTAEHVRLKLKKMGVSCSLINGRFVKPVDTDIVDYLAENHRVIVTLEENVLRGGYGEQITDYVQKRYKEIEVLNIALPDAYVEHGNVSLLRSDLGIDSDSVLKKITERFLKDREPQAGSCSD encoded by the coding sequence GTGATTTTGGAGAGAATTAACGGGCCTGATGACATTAAAACACTTAATGAAACAGAGCTTAAGGCGCTGGCAGAGGAGATACGCCGGTTCCTGATCGAAAAAATCAGCCATACAGGCGGTCACCTGGCCTCAAATCTCGGCGTGGTGGAGCTGACTATGGCCCTTTTTCTGGCCTTTGATCTGCCCAGGGACAAGGTGATCTGGGATGTAGGGCATCAGTCTTACACCCACAAGATTCTGAGCGGCAGAAAGGACAACTTTGACGGCCTGCGTCAGTACGGCGGCCTGAGCGGCTTTCCGAAGCGCAAGGAGAGTCCTTTTGACGCCTTCGATACAGGCCACAGTTCCACTTCCATCTCGGCGGGCCTTGGGATGGCTCTGGGAAGAGATGTGAGGGGGGAGAACTATTCCGTCATCTCCGTGATCGGGGACGGAGCCCTGACCGGCGGCATGGCCTACGAGGCTCTGAATAATGCGGCTCAGATCAAAAAGAACTTTATTATTGTGCTGAACGACAATAACATGTCCATCTCGAAAAATGTAGGAGGAATCTCCCGGTATCTGAGCAATCTCAGAGCCGATGAGGGCTATAATGAGCTGAAAAAATCAGTGGTGGCAGCCCTGAGAAGCATTCCGATGGTGGGAAACGGGATGGTTCAGACGCTCACCAGGACAAAAAATGGAATCAAGCAGCTCTTCATTCCCGGCATGTGGTTCGAAAATATGGGAGTTACCTATATCGGCCCGGTGGACGGCCATGATGTGAGGCAGCTTGTCAAGATCTTCCGGGAGGCCAAAAAAATGGACCGCGCCGTCCTGATCCATGTGCTGACGAAAAAGGGGAAGGGTTACCAGCCGGCAGAGAAAAATCCTTCTGCCTTTCACGGTGTGGAGCCCTTTAACCCGGATACAGGAAAGCCGCTGGCCACCAAGATCTATCCCACCTACACGGACGTATTTTCAAAGACCATCTGCCAGATAGCGGCAGAGGACAGCCGGGTGGCTGCCGTCACGGCGGCCATGCCTGGAGGCACGGGGCTTTCCAGGTTTGAAAAGCTCTATCTGGATCGCTTCTTTGACGTAGGCATTGCGGAGGAGCACGCCGTCACCTCAGCCGCGGGAATGGCTGCGGCGGGGCTCAAGCCGGTTGTGGCAGTCTATTCGTCCTTTCTGCAGAGAGCCTATGATCAGATTCTCCACGATGTCTGTATCCAGAACCTGCCGGTGCTGTTCTGCGTGGATCGGGCGGGCCTGGTGGGAAGCGACGGGGAAACCCATCAGGGAATTTTTGACCTGTCCTTCCTCTCCTCCATACCGAATATGAGCGTGATGGCCCCGAAGAATCTGTGGGAACTCAGGGAGATGCTCCGGTTCGGCGTGGAGTATGAGGGACCTCTGGCAATCCGGTATCCGAGAGGACAGGCCTACCGGGGGCTCAAGGAATTTTTGGCTCCTGTGGAGTACGGAAAGAGCGAACTGATCTATGAGGAATCAGAGTTTGCCCTTCTGGCAGTGGGGAGCATGGTGAGCACGGCAGAGCATGTGAGGCTCAAGCTGAAAAAAATGGGTGTTTCCTGCTCCCTGATAAACGGCCGGTTTGTGAAGCCTGTGGACACAGATATTGTGGACTATCTGGCAGAAAACCACAGAGTCATTGTCACCCTGGAGGAGAATGTGCTGAGAGGCGGCTACGGCGAGCAGATTACCGATTACGTGCAGAAGCGCTATAAAGAGATAGAGGTATTAAACATTGCTCTGCCGGACGCCTATGTGGAGCATGGAAATGTTTCTCTTCTGCGAAGCGATCTGGGAATTGACAGTGATTCCGTCCTGAAAAAAATAACGGAGCGCTTTCTTAAAGACAGGGAGCCGCAGGCCGGGAGCTGCTCTGACTGA
- a CDS encoding D-alanyl-D-alanine carboxypeptidase family protein: protein MNLRRILRPGLALLLSLQLMLSSSLTALAAPEWPSDTGIMADIGIVIDADSGAVLFGQGIHNQSPPASIAKLLTALVVVENSSLDDMVTFSHDAVYNVESGSGNKKNIEEGDVLSVRDCLYLLLLQSSNQAANALAEHVAGSRDAFVEMMNEKVSELGCVDDTHFANPSGLNDDTQHVSAYDMALIAKAAFDNQQVYEIASTKSYKLPATINNPNGVTCTNEHRLIITEDETSELYYPAAKAGKTGYTSLAGNTLVTCAEEDGRCLISVILKGQPSPNYFLDGKNLLQFGFERFQNLSVPDNETRYVTGEESVAVNGTEYSPSDLEIEAGTVITIPKDASFQDAALELVTVLPDSHPDRAVALLQYTYNDRKIGQAYLLLKESAVPASSESTGTGEAESSSPDSGSSEAPGESGAGFSLPAPTLPAVAVSLLVLAAALIGAYTVYSRKKEAEDLRRRRERRMQRLREENYTEEEFFQLLNERKRLASEHGQSLSSAGRSGRRKKKASSEKHIEDVSKDFDSEEEQGPL, encoded by the coding sequence ATGAATTTAAGACGGATCCTCAGGCCGGGCCTGGCCCTGCTGCTCTCTCTGCAGCTTATGCTGTCATCTTCCCTCACAGCTCTGGCCGCTCCTGAATGGCCAAGCGATACAGGAATTATGGCTGACATCGGAATTGTGATTGACGCTGATTCCGGGGCAGTGCTGTTTGGTCAGGGCATCCATAACCAGTCGCCGCCGGCCAGTATCGCAAAGCTTCTGACAGCACTGGTAGTGGTAGAAAACAGCAGTCTTGACGATATGGTCACCTTCTCCCATGACGCCGTGTACAATGTGGAGTCGGGAAGCGGAAACAAGAAAAATATCGAGGAGGGCGATGTCCTGTCCGTGCGCGACTGTCTCTATCTGCTGCTTCTGCAGTCCAGCAACCAGGCAGCCAACGCTCTGGCCGAACATGTGGCTGGAAGCCGAGATGCCTTTGTGGAGATGATGAATGAAAAGGTCAGTGAACTGGGCTGCGTGGACGACACCCACTTTGCAAATCCTTCCGGCCTTAACGATGACACCCAGCACGTTTCTGCCTATGACATGGCACTGATCGCAAAGGCAGCCTTTGACAACCAGCAGGTTTATGAAATTGCCAGCACAAAGTCCTACAAGCTGCCTGCTACCATCAACAACCCAAACGGCGTCACCTGCACCAATGAGCACCGGCTGATCATCACGGAGGACGAGACAAGCGAGCTTTACTATCCGGCCGCCAAGGCGGGAAAGACGGGCTACACCTCCCTGGCCGGGAACACCCTTGTCACCTGTGCAGAAGAGGACGGCAGATGTCTGATCTCTGTCATCCTGAAGGGCCAGCCGTCCCCCAACTATTTCCTGGACGGAAAGAACCTGCTTCAGTTCGGATTTGAACGGTTTCAGAACCTTTCCGTGCCGGACAATGAAACCCGGTACGTCACAGGGGAGGAGTCCGTGGCTGTAAACGGAACCGAATACAGCCCGTCTGATCTGGAAATCGAGGCAGGAACTGTCATCACTATCCCAAAGGACGCTTCCTTCCAGGATGCCGCCCTGGAGCTTGTGACTGTTCTTCCTGACAGCCATCCCGACCGCGCTGTCGCCCTTCTCCAGTACACCTACAACGACCGAAAAATCGGACAGGCCTACCTGCTTTTAAAAGAAAGTGCAGTGCCTGCTTCCAGTGAGAGCACAGGAACCGGCGAAGCAGAATCCTCTTCCCCTGATTCCGGCAGCTCTGAGGCTCCCGGCGAATCCGGCGCGGGCTTCTCTCTCCCCGCCCCAACCCTTCCGGCTGTCGCAGTTTCTCTTCTCGTTCTGGCAGCGGCTCTGATCGGAGCCTACACTGTATACTCGAGAAAGAAAGAGGCCGAGGACTTGAGACGCCGCCGTGAACGCCGTATGCAGAGGCTCCGGGAGGAAAACTACACGGAGGAAGAGTTCTTCCAGCTGCTCAATGAGAGAAAGCGCCTGGCCTCCGAACACGGGCAGAGCCTTTCATCTGCCGGCCGTTCCGGCCGCAGGAAGAAAAAAGCTTCCTCTGAGAAACACATCGAAGATGTCAGCAAAGACTTTGACTCTGAGGAAGAGCAGGGACCTTTATAA
- a CDS encoding Asp23/Gls24 family envelope stress response protein has translation MQMETEKKDTQELSRKEKLGEVKIADEVVAMIAGLAATEVEGVDSMAGNITNELVGKLGMKNLNRGVKISVDDDHVSVELSLNMKYGYSIPDVSEKVQERVRTAIETMTGLTVLEVNIKIAGVSMSGLK, from the coding sequence ATGCAGATGGAAACTGAGAAGAAGGACACACAGGAGCTGAGCCGGAAGGAAAAGCTGGGAGAAGTAAAGATTGCGGATGAGGTAGTCGCCATGATTGCAGGTCTGGCTGCCACGGAGGTGGAAGGCGTAGATTCCATGGCCGGAAATATTACCAATGAACTGGTGGGCAAGCTCGGCATGAAAAATCTGAACAGAGGCGTGAAGATAAGTGTAGACGACGACCATGTCTCGGTGGAGCTTTCACTGAACATGAAATATGGCTACAGCATTCCTGATGTAAGTGAGAAGGTTCAGGAGAGGGTCAGGACGGCCATTGAAACCATGACGGGGCTGACTGTTCTGGAGGTAAATATCAAAATTGCCGGCGTCAGTATGAGCGGACTGAAATAG
- a CDS encoding polyprenyl synthetase family protein, whose amino-acid sequence MELKEQLLQYTRETEEIVFSYLPQETGHQKTIFEAMNYSVRAGGKRLRPLLMREVYRLFGGQGKEVEPFMAAIEMIHTSSLIHDDLPCMDNDEYRRGKKTTWVAYGYDMAVLAGDALLIYAVETASRAFLSGADPVMAGRIGRCIHILSEKTGIYGMIGGQTVDVELTNKPVPREKLDFIYRLKTGALLEASMMIGAVLAGASKEELDTVEKIAANVGMAFQIQDDILDVTGNEEVIGKPVGSDEKNHKTTYVTLEGLENARAKSERLSDEAVRLLHSLPGKNEFLEGLIRLLIYREK is encoded by the coding sequence ATGGAGCTTAAGGAACAGCTTTTACAGTATACAAGGGAGACAGAGGAGATTGTTTTCTCCTACCTTCCCCAGGAAACGGGACATCAGAAAACGATTTTCGAGGCCATGAATTACAGCGTGAGGGCAGGCGGGAAGCGGCTGCGCCCTCTGCTGATGAGGGAGGTCTACCGGCTTTTCGGAGGGCAGGGAAAAGAGGTGGAGCCCTTTATGGCAGCCATCGAGATGATTCACACCTCGTCCCTGATCCACGATGATCTGCCCTGTATGGACAATGACGAGTACCGCAGGGGCAAGAAAACCACCTGGGTGGCATACGGATACGACATGGCAGTTCTTGCCGGCGACGCCCTTCTGATCTATGCGGTGGAAACTGCCAGCAGAGCCTTTCTTTCAGGAGCGGACCCTGTCATGGCAGGGAGAATCGGGCGCTGCATTCACATTTTGTCTGAAAAGACAGGAATTTACGGAATGATCGGCGGCCAGACGGTGGATGTGGAGCTGACCAACAAACCGGTTCCCAGGGAGAAGCTGGACTTTATCTACAGGCTGAAAACAGGAGCGCTCCTGGAGGCGTCCATGATGATCGGCGCAGTGCTTGCCGGTGCGTCAAAAGAGGAGCTTGACACGGTGGAAAAGATTGCTGCCAATGTGGGCATGGCCTTCCAGATCCAGGACGATATTCTGGACGTGACGGGAAATGAGGAAGTGATCGGAAAGCCGGTGGGAAGCGACGAGAAGAATCATAAGACAACCTATGTGACCCTCGAGGGCCTTGAAAATGCCAGGGCCAAGTCAGAGAGGCTGTCCGATGAGGCTGTCCGCCTGCTTCACTCCCTTCCGGGGAAAAACGAATTCCTGGAAGGCCTGATCCGCCTTCTGATTTACAGAGAAAAATAA
- a CDS encoding sodium ion-translocating decarboxylase subunit beta has protein sequence MDFLLEGIMAITPQQLVMYVVGVLLIWLAIKKGYEPALLLPMGFGAILVNLPLSGVINQVMEGVGETPGIIQWLFETTIEASEALPILLFIGIGAMIDFGPLLSQPIMFLFGAAAQFGIFFAIIVATLLGFDLKDAASIGIIGAADGPTSILVSQVLHSDYVGAIAVAAYSYMALVPIIQPFAIRLVTTKKERRIHMTYSPKAVSKTTKIAFPIIVTIIVGLISPASVALVGFLMFGNLIRECGVLQSMSDTAQNELANLITLLLGITISFSMRADAFVRIDTVLIMCIGLVAFIFDTIGGVVFAKIINLFRKEKINPMIGGAGISAFPMSSRVVQKMAQEEEKGNIILMHAVGANVSGQIASVIAGGLVIKLVTQFL, from the coding sequence ATGGACTTTTTACTGGAAGGCATCATGGCTATCACACCACAGCAGCTGGTCATGTATGTTGTAGGAGTTCTCCTTATCTGGCTCGCAATCAAGAAGGGGTATGAGCCGGCTCTGCTTCTGCCTATGGGGTTTGGAGCAATCTTGGTAAACCTGCCATTATCAGGCGTAATCAACCAGGTTATGGAAGGCGTAGGTGAAACGCCAGGTATTATTCAGTGGCTCTTTGAAACTACAATTGAGGCTTCTGAGGCGCTTCCAATCCTCTTATTCATCGGTATTGGCGCCATGATTGACTTTGGGCCTCTGCTTTCACAGCCGATCATGTTCCTGTTCGGTGCAGCGGCACAGTTCGGTATTTTCTTTGCTATTATTGTAGCAACTCTGCTGGGATTCGACCTGAAGGATGCGGCATCCATCGGTATCATCGGTGCAGCCGACGGTCCTACATCCATTCTCGTATCTCAGGTGCTTCATTCTGACTATGTGGGAGCGATTGCGGTAGCGGCTTATTCCTATATGGCTCTGGTTCCGATTATCCAGCCATTTGCTATCCGCCTTGTGACGACCAAGAAGGAGCGCCGCATCCATATGACATACAGCCCGAAGGCAGTTTCTAAAACTACAAAGATTGCCTTCCCGATTATCGTTACAATTATTGTAGGTCTGATTTCTCCGGCATCTGTTGCCCTGGTAGGCTTCCTGATGTTCGGAAACCTGATCCGCGAGTGCGGTGTGCTGCAGTCCATGTCCGACACAGCACAGAATGAGCTTGCAAACCTGATTACACTGCTGTTAGGTATCACAATCTCTTTCAGCATGAGAGCTGATGCTTTCGTCCGTATTGACACAGTTCTGATCATGTGCATCGGTCTTGTGGCATTCATATTCGATACAATCGGCGGTGTTGTCTTTGCGAAGATTATCAACCTGTTCCGCAAGGAGAAGATTAACCCGATGATCGGCGGTGCCGGAATTTCCGCGTTCCCAATGTCTTCTCGAGTTGTTCAGAAGATGGCTCAGGAGGAAGAGAAGGGCAACATCATCCTGATGCATGCTGTAGGTGCTAACGTATCCGGCCAGATCGCATCCGTAATCGCAGGCGGCCTTGTTATCAAGCTGGTGACACAGTTCCTGTAG
- the xseB gene encoding exodeoxyribonuclease VII small subunit: MEDREERAQDSEYGWIFDKPQEKAGMQAGMEAETQSVPEKKKTAARKRTRKTGSDGQENSRGQEKEAGAGGSSEDPRSIEELFEELDLMIRKLEDGSSSLEDSFRYYEEGMKLVKACAGKIDRVEKQIVAVNDTGGEYGA; the protein is encoded by the coding sequence ATGGAAGACAGAGAAGAAAGAGCGCAGGACAGCGAGTACGGCTGGATTTTTGATAAGCCCCAGGAGAAGGCCGGCATGCAGGCCGGCATGGAGGCAGAGACTCAGTCTGTACCGGAGAAGAAAAAGACGGCGGCCAGGAAGAGAACCAGGAAGACCGGAAGCGACGGGCAGGAAAATTCCCGGGGACAGGAGAAAGAGGCAGGCGCCGGCGGCTCGTCCGAGGATCCCCGCTCCATTGAGGAGCTGTTTGAGGAGCTGGATCTCATGATCAGGAAGCTGGAGGACGGCAGCAGCTCTCTGGAGGATTCCTTCCGGTACTACGAGGAGGGAATGAAGCTTGTGAAGGCCTGCGCAGGAAAAATTGACCGGGTGGAAAAACAGATTGTGGCGGTCAATGATACGGGAGGAGAATATGGAGCTTAA
- a CDS encoding pyridoxamine 5'-phosphate oxidase family protein gives MKFSREKNLTFEQATALMFEQLGQWKIMALASSVNDYVMVRNVSCLFYDKKIYFKTDKNFRKTKQLFENPRVAMCWSGVQVEGTARNLGLVTQEPGRRFEKGYRKYLWKSYNAYSHEDTEILIEVTPKFVEIWDTSGEDEYAYQIFIDFEKQSVSVKPYDVERQEPGKTGAPKGRNSEG, from the coding sequence ATGAAATTCAGCAGAGAAAAAAATCTCACCTTTGAGCAGGCCACGGCCCTGATGTTTGAACAGCTGGGTCAGTGGAAAATCATGGCTCTGGCCTCCAGCGTAAACGACTATGTGATGGTGCGCAATGTGAGCTGCCTTTTTTACGACAAAAAAATCTACTTTAAGACGGACAAAAATTTCCGGAAGACGAAACAGCTTTTTGAAAATCCCCGGGTGGCCATGTGCTGGAGCGGCGTCCAGGTGGAGGGGACTGCCAGAAACCTGGGACTTGTGACACAGGAGCCAGGAAGGCGTTTTGAGAAAGGCTACAGGAAATATCTCTGGAAAAGCTATAACGCCTACAGCCATGAGGATACTGAAATTCTGATTGAGGTGACGCCGAAATTCGTGGAAATCTGGGATACCAGCGGCGAGGATGAGTACGCCTATCAGATTTTTATTGATTTTGAGAAGCAGAGTGTGTCAGTAAAGCCCTATGATGTAGAAAGGCAGGAGCCTGGAAAGACAGGAGCTCCGAAGGGCAGGAACTCCGAAGGATAG
- the nusB gene encoding transcription antitermination factor NusB, translating to MTRRELREHCFKLLFCADFYPEGETKEQIEQYFTEPREDDYTSDGVYELIHCPELDVYDSGYVKNKVEKVLEKLTELDTAINETAEGWTTRRMGKVELTILRLALFEIRYDEEVPDKVAINEAVELAKKFGGDESPAFVNGILAKLV from the coding sequence ATGACCAGAAGAGAACTGCGTGAGCACTGCTTTAAGCTGCTGTTCTGCGCTGATTTTTACCCGGAGGGGGAGACAAAGGAGCAGATAGAGCAGTATTTTACAGAACCAAGGGAGGACGATTACACCTCTGACGGCGTCTATGAACTGATTCACTGCCCGGAGCTGGACGTTTACGACAGCGGCTATGTGAAAAACAAGGTAGAAAAGGTTCTGGAAAAGCTTACAGAGCTGGATACCGCGATCAATGAGACGGCCGAGGGCTGGACTACCAGGCGCATGGGAAAGGTAGAGCTTACGATTCTGCGTCTGGCCCTGTTTGAGATCCGTTATGACGAGGAGGTGCCGGACAAGGTGGCCATCAACGAGGCCGTAGAGCTGGCAAAGAAGTTCGGCGGCGACGAGTCTCCGGCCTTTGTAAACGGAATTCTGGCAAAGCTGGTATAG
- a CDS encoding TlyA family RNA methyltransferase has translation MKERLDVLLVKNGLAESREKAKAIIMSGIVYVDGQKEDKAGTTFEETAKLEVRGATLRYVSRGGLKLEKAMTHFGVELSGKVCMDVGASTGGFTDCMLQNGAVKVYAVDVGHGQLAWKLRNDPRVVCMEKTNIRYVTPEDIEEPVEFASIDVSFISLTKVLGPVKELLTENGQIVCLIKPQFEAGREKVGKKGVVREKSTHLEVIEMVISFAVSIGFEVMNLEYSPIKGPEGNIEYLLHLQNHRAGEHFENVSVNPSAVVEAAHGELDK, from the coding sequence ATGAAGGAACGTCTGGACGTCCTGCTGGTGAAAAACGGGCTGGCAGAGTCGAGGGAGAAGGCGAAGGCCATTATTATGTCCGGCATCGTCTATGTGGACGGGCAGAAGGAGGACAAGGCCGGAACCACCTTTGAGGAAACGGCGAAGCTGGAGGTGAGGGGAGCGACTCTCAGGTATGTCAGCCGCGGGGGGCTGAAGTTAGAGAAGGCCATGACGCATTTCGGTGTGGAGCTGTCCGGCAAAGTCTGTATGGATGTGGGCGCTTCCACGGGAGGCTTTACGGACTGCATGCTTCAGAACGGAGCCGTGAAAGTTTACGCAGTGGACGTGGGACATGGGCAGCTGGCCTGGAAGCTGAGAAACGACCCGAGAGTCGTGTGCATGGAAAAGACGAATATCCGCTACGTGACGCCGGAGGATATTGAGGAGCCGGTGGAGTTTGCCTCCATCGATGTCTCCTTTATTTCTCTGACGAAGGTTCTTGGGCCGGTCAAGGAGCTTCTGACGGAAAACGGGCAGATCGTATGCCTGATTAAGCCTCAGTTTGAGGCAGGCCGTGAGAAGGTGGGAAAGAAGGGCGTGGTCAGAGAAAAGAGCACCCATCTGGAAGTGATTGAGATGGTGATTTCCTTTGCTGTGAGCATCGGCTTTGAGGTGATGAATCTCGAATACTCGCCCATCAAGGGGCCGGAGGGCAATATCGAGTATCTCCTTCACCTTCAGAATCACAGGGCCGGAGAGCATTTTGAGAATGTGTCGGTAAATCCGTCCGCTGTTGTGGAGGCGGCTCACGGGGAGCTGGACAAGTAG
- a CDS encoding OadG-related small transporter subunit — protein sequence MMDNLIIALEIMAQGMSGIFVVVILITLVVMLMGKMNKK from the coding sequence ATGATGGACAATCTTATAATCGCCCTGGAAATTATGGCGCAGGGAATGAGCGGTATTTTCGTAGTCGTTATCCTGATTACCCTGGTTGTAATGCTGATGGGAAAGATGAATAAAAAATAA
- a CDS encoding ECF transporter S component produces MNQKLNTKQLTLCGLMGGLSAALMFFRFPLPFMPPFMDFDFSGLVEIIGGFTMGPFAALAIITLKIILKILWQGSSSAWTGELQNFMLSCAYVLPAVFIYSTRKTKLRAVIGMSAGTVICAVTAVFTNLYIIIPFYTSFMGIGMDDILSMCRAVNPLLSTELSLALLGIIPFNLIKNGVLSVLAFAVYKKISRHIKQFVSCQGGQSQPSRQPAAVRIKNSDEGSQKGSTEHPNS; encoded by the coding sequence ATGAACCAGAAACTGAACACAAAACAGCTGACACTCTGCGGACTTATGGGGGGACTCTCGGCAGCCCTGATGTTTTTTCGATTTCCCCTGCCGTTTATGCCGCCGTTCATGGACTTTGACTTTTCCGGCCTGGTGGAGATCATCGGCGGATTTACCATGGGGCCCTTCGCCGCTCTGGCAATTATTACCCTGAAAATTATCCTGAAAATACTCTGGCAGGGCAGCTCCTCTGCCTGGACCGGAGAACTTCAAAACTTTATGTTAAGCTGCGCTTACGTGCTTCCGGCTGTCTTCATCTACAGCACCCGCAAGACAAAGCTGAGGGCAGTCATCGGCATGTCTGCCGGGACCGTCATCTGTGCGGTGACTGCCGTATTTACAAATCTCTATATCATTATCCCCTTTTATACCTCCTTTATGGGGATTGGGATGGATGATATTCTGTCCATGTGCCGGGCAGTCAACCCTCTTCTCTCCACAGAATTATCTCTGGCTCTCCTGGGGATCATCCCCTTCAACCTCATAAAAAACGGAGTGCTGTCCGTTCTGGCCTTTGCCGTCTACAAGAAGATAAGCCGCCATATCAAACAGTTTGTCTCCTGCCAGGGCGGGCAGAGCCAGCCCTCCCGACAGCCGGCAGCTGTCAGGATCAAAAATTCGGATGAAGGCAGCCAGAAGGGCAGCACGGAACATCCGAACAGCTAG